One segment of Deltaproteobacteria bacterium DNA contains the following:
- a CDS encoding GAF domain-containing protein, with protein MPARTDSYSVLDKVIRISNSTVDIERRLNNLLKLIVREFTADRACLFTLDREGMALVLRNTDSNDQMKLDLLRFDLKDNFIGRTAFMRKSILLGPEQRGNSEWPLQAFFQKYKTLVTFPIMDDQYLYGVLALLNFEPRHYFPRQLALLETISREMAGTIRNSRLYIEAKKRIAELSVLYEVGKAVSATIELDEILNNVVTISANVLMAEGCALNVLEESTGVLRVAAEYGNIPTGCRFRHMLNKDNGSIEEAVRMCVSRKEPYFGPASKDPYCEGMRKEGGKKSVLCLPLSFKGQYKGTLCLYNKTASAPGQRQEFNREDLELMTTMGTMISSSLENALTFQTVDALGQHNEALVRSLSSLYDISGAMMITVKTDELLNIIANALTHEQGLGFDRALLFLVDEEEKYLNGAAISHATVKEKEEEFENLDTVLSHKHPLSPEEASQFEDFLNLKLSLNEDDGILVQTVLNKKASIVTEVDQKWEISKVFGFGRQPFALMPMFAKAKVVGVFAVDRAFSQEPITSEDMQNLSMLANQAGLAIENSRLYEYIENVNRELSQARERLLEVEKLGALGEMAAGMAHEIRNPLVSIGGFTRRILKVIDEDSPVKPYIKVIIDEVARLEKILHDVLDFARDSQVHYTWNDLNEVADEALYLLKRDMIEAKIEVHRNFHANLPQVYMDRRQIKHVFFNLFLNACQAMEHGGTLTVRTYLTRLYELTSVACEVADTGPGIPSEVLPNIFNPFFTTKDTGAGLGLSIVHKILSRHHGEIDVFNRERQGVSFIVKLPSTEYSGIQVS; from the coding sequence ATGCCGGCTAGAACAGATAGTTATTCAGTGCTCGATAAAGTGATCCGTATCTCCAATTCGACGGTGGATATCGAGCGCCGCCTGAACAACCTTCTCAAGCTAATCGTCAGGGAATTCACTGCCGACAGGGCCTGCCTTTTTACGCTGGACCGCGAAGGCATGGCCCTGGTCCTGCGCAACACGGATAGTAATGATCAGATGAAGCTGGACCTGCTTCGTTTTGATCTGAAAGACAATTTTATCGGCCGAACGGCCTTCATGCGTAAATCAATTTTATTGGGGCCGGAGCAGCGCGGGAATTCGGAGTGGCCGCTGCAGGCCTTTTTCCAGAAGTATAAGACCCTGGTCACCTTTCCGATCATGGACGACCAGTATTTATACGGGGTCCTGGCCCTGCTCAACTTTGAGCCGCGCCACTATTTTCCGCGACAGCTTGCTTTACTTGAAACCATCTCGCGAGAGATGGCCGGAACCATCCGTAACTCACGGCTTTATATCGAAGCCAAGAAACGTATTGCCGAGTTATCGGTCCTGTATGAGGTTGGCAAGGCGGTCAGCGCGACCATTGAACTGGATGAGATATTAAATAATGTGGTCACCATCAGCGCCAATGTGCTCATGGCCGAAGGATGCGCCCTCAATGTTCTAGAAGAAAGTACCGGCGTGTTGCGCGTGGCTGCAGAATACGGAAACATCCCTACCGGATGCCGGTTCCGGCACATGTTGAATAAAGATAATGGCTCCATCGAAGAGGCGGTTCGTATGTGTGTGTCTCGAAAAGAACCTTACTTTGGCCCGGCCTCAAAGGACCCCTATTGTGAGGGTATGAGAAAGGAAGGCGGAAAGAAGTCCGTCCTCTGTCTGCCTTTAAGCTTCAAAGGCCAGTATAAAGGCACCTTGTGCCTTTACAACAAAACCGCTTCGGCCCCGGGCCAGCGACAGGAATTCAACCGGGAAGACCTTGAACTCATGACCACCATGGGAACCATGATCTCCAGTTCCCTGGAAAACGCGCTGACCTTCCAGACCGTTGATGCTCTCGGTCAGCACAATGAAGCCCTGGTCCGCAGCCTGAGCTCTCTTTATGACATTAGCGGCGCTATGATGATAACGGTCAAGACGGACGAACTCCTGAATATCATCGCCAACGCCCTGACCCACGAGCAGGGACTCGGGTTTGATCGCGCCCTGCTGTTCCTTGTAGACGAAGAGGAAAAGTATCTCAACGGGGCGGCCATATCCCATGCAACCGTCAAAGAAAAGGAAGAGGAATTTGAAAATCTGGACACGGTCTTGAGCCATAAGCACCCTCTATCCCCTGAAGAGGCCAGCCAGTTTGAAGATTTTCTCAACCTCAAGTTGTCTCTGAATGAAGATGACGGGATTCTGGTTCAAACCGTTCTGAATAAAAAAGCCTCTATCGTGACGGAAGTGGACCAGAAATGGGAGATATCAAAGGTGTTCGGTTTCGGCCGCCAGCCTTTCGCTTTAATGCCCATGTTCGCCAAAGCCAAGGTGGTGGGGGTCTTTGCTGTAGACCGGGCCTTCAGTCAGGAACCAATTACATCAGAAGACATGCAAAACCTGTCCATGCTGGCGAATCAGGCCGGTCTGGCCATTGAAAATTCGAGGCTCTATGAATACATCGAAAATGTTAATCGGGAACTAAGCCAGGCCCGCGAGCGGCTCCTGGAGGTCGAAAAGTTAGGCGCCTTAGGGGAGATGGCTGCGGGCATGGCGCACGAGATTCGTAATCCCCTGGTCTCGATCGGGGGATTCACACGGCGCATCCTCAAGGTTATTGACGAAGATTCACCCGTCAAACCTTACATTAAGGTGATCATTGATGAGGTCGCCCGCCTGGAAAAGATCCTCCACGATGTACTGGATTTTGCGCGTGACAGTCAGGTCCATTATACCTGGAACGACTTAAATGAGGTGGCTGACGAAGCCCTCTATCTCCTGAAGCGAGATATGATTGAAGCAAAGATAGAGGTCCACAGGAACTTTCATGCCAATCTTCCGCAAGTATACATGGACAGGCGGCAGATCAAGCACGTTTTTTTCAACCTGTTCTTGAATGCTTGCCAGGCCATGGAGCATGGTGGGACCCTAACCGTAAGAACCTACCTGACCCGGCTTTACGAGCTGACTTCAGTGGCCTGCGAGGTGGCTGATACCGGTCCAGGGATCCCGTCCGAAGTCCTGCCCAATATCTTCAACCCCTTCTTCACCACCAAGGATACCGGGGCCGGCCTGGGGCTCTCGATTGTTCACAAGATTCTGAGCCGGCATCACGGGGAGATAGACGTATTCAACCGGGAGAGGCAGGGAGTGTCCTTTATCGTCAAGCTGCCTTCTACCGAGTATTCCGGGATCCAGGTGAGTTAA
- a CDS encoding glycogen synthase, translating into MDILLVTPEIIPFARAGGLGDISHYLARALAERNHRLRIITPKHRYTTAAGYPLTRISEEVIIPLSRQEKTAEFFSTKMEGDIDVFFVGCDEFYDRDGLYGNEFGDYEDNAERYIFFSRAVLEFIRLSGLKPEVIHCHEWQTGLIPVYVKTLYQNLKNLANTATLFTFHNLGSQGVFMHYDFPITGLGWEFFTPEYIEFEGKFNLAKAGLIFADLISTVSHKYAREVLTPEYGFGLEEILKARQHDTFAVLNGVDYQVWDPAVDQNLAANFSPQNLTPKAQCREDLAQAFGLVVDEDPIVGVISRLVERKGLDLIIAAMDRFIALGLKLVILGTGEDKYHVLLKDMAAAYPDRVAIILMHEKSLAHKIMAGADIFLMPSRYEPCGLEQLYSLKYGTVPVVRSTGGLDDTIIDCYQDPDNGNGFKFSDYTLKDLLQAMARAVHMFRDRQAWEKLMLRGMSYDYSWTKVAAEYEKLYQRAQAKIRGN; encoded by the coding sequence ATGGATATCCTTTTAGTTACGCCGGAAATCATTCCCTTTGCCCGGGCCGGCGGCCTCGGGGATATTTCACATTATCTTGCCCGGGCCCTGGCTGAAAGGAACCACCGCCTTCGAATCATCACGCCCAAGCACCGTTATACCACAGCGGCCGGATATCCTTTAACCCGCATCTCAGAAGAGGTTATCATACCGCTTTCGAGGCAGGAGAAGACCGCGGAGTTCTTCTCTACAAAGATGGAAGGCGATATTGATGTCTTCTTTGTGGGCTGCGACGAATTCTATGACCGAGATGGGCTGTATGGAAATGAGTTTGGAGATTATGAGGATAATGCCGAGCGGTACATCTTTTTCTCCCGGGCGGTGCTGGAATTTATTCGTCTCTCCGGGCTTAAACCGGAAGTTATTCATTGCCATGAATGGCAGACAGGTCTGATCCCGGTTTATGTCAAGACCCTGTATCAGAATTTGAAAAATCTGGCCAACACTGCTACTTTATTCACTTTTCACAATCTAGGCTCCCAAGGCGTCTTCATGCATTATGATTTCCCGATCACCGGTCTGGGCTGGGAGTTCTTTACGCCGGAGTACATTGAGTTTGAAGGCAAGTTCAACCTGGCCAAAGCCGGTTTGATCTTTGCTGATCTGATCAGTACTGTCAGCCATAAATACGCCCGGGAGGTCTTGACTCCGGAATATGGCTTTGGCCTGGAGGAAATTCTTAAGGCCAGGCAACACGACACCTTTGCCGTGCTCAATGGGGTGGATTACCAGGTCTGGGATCCAGCGGTGGATCAAAATCTTGCGGCTAACTTCTCTCCTCAAAATCTAACCCCAAAGGCTCAATGCCGGGAAGACCTGGCCCAGGCGTTTGGTCTCGTGGTGGACGAGGACCCGATAGTGGGGGTTATCTCTCGACTGGTTGAACGTAAGGGTCTTGATCTCATCATTGCGGCCATGGATCGTTTTATCGCCCTCGGCCTGAAGCTGGTCATCCTTGGCACCGGGGAAGATAAATATCATGTTTTACTCAAGGATATGGCCGCGGCTTATCCGGATCGAGTGGCCATCATACTCATGCATGAAAAATCACTGGCTCATAAGATCATGGCCGGGGCGGACATTTTCCTCATGCCTTCGCGCTACGAGCCGTGCGGGCTGGAGCAGCTTTATAGCCTGAAGTATGGCACAGTTCCTGTGGTCCGTTCTACCGGTGGGCTGGATGATACAATCATTGACTGCTACCAGGACCCAGACAATGGGAACGGCTTTAAATTCTCAGACTACACCCTAAAGGACTTGCTCCAGGCTATGGCCAGAGCGGTACACATGTTCAGAGACAGGCAGGCCTGGGAAAAATTAATGCTTCGAGGCATGAGTTACGATTACTCCTGGACCAAGGTAGCGGCGGAATATGAGAAGCTGTACCAACGGGCACAGGCAAAGATCAGAGGTAATTAA